The genome window ATAATTTGACGGCGACATGGAATGTCACGGAAAATCTGAGCCTCACGTCGGACATCAGCTATTTTCGAGAGAGCGGCTGGTACCCGGTATCAATTTTCGGATCCTCGTTCGACGCGCTTAACGCCCTTCCGAACGGCTGGGGCTTCAATCTCTCTCTCGTCCCGCAACATCCTCGCGGCGCCACCGCATATGGGATCGCCCAATATGCGACGTATAAGATCGACGACTCGATCAAACTCGGCGCGCGCGTCGAATTTTGGCGCGACGCCAAGAATTTCTTCGCCGCCGCCTATCCGGGCTACTTCGACAGCGTCAACGCCGAACACGGCTTTCCGGCTCCATCAGTGATTGTGCAGCCGCAGGGACAAGGGACAAGCTATCTTGCGATCACCGCCGGCGTCACCTTTTCGCAAAAGCTGACGGGGCTTCCATATTTGTCGGGATTGATCCTGAGACCCGAATTTCGATGGGAGGCCGCGGTCAATGATACAGCGCCTTTCTTCGGGCCGAACGGTCCAAAGCGCACGCAGGGCCTTTTCTCGATGGATGTGATCGCGCCATTCACGATCCAATGATCATTGTGCGCTACCGGACCTCCAGCAGCGCGAGCGCCGAAGCCGGCGCGCAATTCGCCGCCCTTGCGGCCAAATCCGGCGGCGCCGCGATCAGATCGGCGAAATCCACAAATGTTCGGCCTTGCGCATGCGCCAGACGCGCAGCGAGTTTGCGGCCGACGCCGGCGCCGACGATCGGCGCATCACACGCAATCGCCTCACGCGATTCGAGCAGCGCGATCTGATCTTCGATGGCGCGCAATTGCGCGCGCGCAAGATACTGCGCGAAGGCGCGCCATTGCGCATCGCGCAATTCGGCGGCGTCGCGCCCGGCCATGCGCGCCAGCCGCGCGCGCGACGCCGCAACGGTCTTCGGGCGTCCGTCCGCCGTCGGCGAAAGATCGGCGTCGGTTTCGCCTTCGGGGAGATCGCCGAGCACGCGCCGCACGTCGGCCATTGACGCAAAGGCTTCGTTGACGAGCGGCGTCCAGCGTCCGGCGATCGGCGCGCGCGCGGCGTAGGCCTGAGGCGCGCCGCGTGAAAATCCGGCATAGGCGAGTTCGCCATCAGCGAGGCGCGCGGCGTCGCTCGCCCCGCGCGCCGCGACGCGCCCGGCGCAAATCGGCGCAAGGTCCGTCGTCGTCGATCCAATGTCGATGAACAGCGCCTCGGCGCAATGGCGCGCGACGAGTTCGGCCGAAGCGCGCCAATTGGCCGAAGCGACGGCGTCGACGTGCGCGCCGACCTCGTCGCGGCGGATGAAGCCGCGTTCGCCGGCATAAAAAAGAATGTCGCGAACGCCGATCTCGCGGGCTGCGATGGCGGCCACCGTAACGACGCCGCGCGATCTGCTTTCGAAGGCGTCGGAGAGCTCCGCCGTCATCGTGACGTGATGACGCTCGGCCTCGCCGAGCGCCGCGCGCACGGCGCGTAGCGCCTGCTCCAGGCTGGCGACGCTTTCGTGGGGGGCGCAGGCGATCTGCACGACCGCCGTGAGGCGCCCGTCATCCGCGCGCGCCGCCTTGATATGGGCGCCGCCGATATCCCAGCCGATGACCGCCGCCATCCGCCTCTCCCAAAAGAAAAAGGGGAGCCGCGCGGCTCCCCCTCAATTTCGAAGATGCTGCGCGGTTCAGTTCGGCGCGAAGGGATGCTTGGCTTCGTTGCGCTTGGCGACGACTTCCGAAGCCTTCGGCTCGCCCTTGACGGCGCGGGCGATCGCTTCCTTCGTTGCGGTGTAATTATAGTCCTGGATCTTCTTGTCGTCCGAAGCGTCCCAGTGAATGAACACGCCGACCGAAATGAAGATGTCGTCGGCTTCGTCGACCGGGATCACGCCCTCGGCGACCGAATCCGCGACGGCCTTGGCGACGCCATGCTGCGCCGGGCCGAACATCTGCACGGCCTGCTTGGCGCCCTTGATCGTCACCTTGTTGAACAGGATCGTGTTGGGCTTGCAGAGCAGGTTCGGCGCGACGACTGCGAGCAGCGTCGTGAAGCCGTCCTTGTTGTTGACGAGCGCATTGGCGAAGGCGAGTTCGGCCGCCGAGCCGCGCGGACCCATGATCAGATCGATATGCGCAACTTCATTGCCGTCGCCGACCAGCGACTCGCCGACCAGCATCTTGTTGATTAAAGCCATGTTTTTCTCCCAGAATTCTGGCGCCGGATTCACGAGCGCCCTATGCAAGCCGCACGCGGGGGCGCGGCGATGAGAGCCCACGCACGCGGCGCGGACTCAACCATTTTTGCGCGGCCTTGCCAAGGCGCGAGACCAGGCAAGCGCGCGAGACGTCACACGAGTTCGCGGGCCAACGCGAAAGCGTGACGGAAGTCAAGGCAGAGCGGCTCGTCGGACGTCGCCATCTTCTTGAAGAGACCAGATTCCGTGCCGTATTTGACGTTGCCGATCGCCAGCGCGCCGATGCCCAGGGCGCCGTGAGGCGAGACCACGACGCCATTGTCGTGCAGGCCGCACCCTTCGACGCCGAGAGGCGGCACGGCGTTGACGTCGGCGGCGATCAAGAGATCCTCGGCGGCGGCGAGATCGTCTTTCGACAGCACCTGGACGCCGGCGCGCGCCGCGCACAACGCGATTTCATGCTGGCGCAGCAGGTCCCGCACTTGCTCTGGAGTGGAGCCGTCGGCAGGCGCCACCTTGATGTTAAAGCGCTTGCACATTTCGTCGGCGAGCTTGGCGACACGCTCGAGGCCGCTATAGCCGACAACGGTGACCTCTGCGCCTTCAAGCGCCGAGATGACGGCGGCGGAATAGCCAACGACGCCCGTCGCCCCGTAGATGACGACCTTCGAGCCCTTGAGCTCGCGCTGTTTCTTCTCCCGCAGAATCTTTTCGACGCAGGCGACCATGGCGCCGGCGGTGGTGAAGGAGCCGTAGGGATCGGCGAAGAGCGACACTTCGAAGGGCTTGAGTAGCGCTTTCTTTGCCTTGTCCATCATGTCGAGCGCGAGCACCGCGTCGCGGCCGGCGAAGAAGATGCCGGTGCGCAGCGCCGCCGAAGGCGCGCGCGAAAACATCGCGTCCTGCACGAGCGCGGTGACTTCGTCGAGCGTGACATTGGTGTAGGGAATCGCCGCGTCATAGCCGGCGTCGAGCGCCATGTTCACGTCGAAGGGGCTCATGTGCTTCAACGTGCTGAGCATGTGCAGAATCGCTTTGGCCATTGAATCTCCCCAACCTTTCCTCGATTTTCGCGTCTTACGCGGCCATGGGCGACGCGCGGCGGGAGACAGTCTCCAGCCCCTCGATCTCTCAAAGATTCCCGGCAAAAGGAACGGCGCGCGGGCGCGCGCCTCGGCCTCGCCCGGAGCGATGGGAGGCTTAGAACCCAGAACGAAGCCGATGTCTAGAGGCGTGTGCGCCGCAGCGTGCGGCCGCATGACGGCGGCTGTTGGTTGACGCCGGCCGCGCTTTGCCTCTATAAGCCCCGCAAACGAGGCTCGGCGCATCGGCGTCGCGCCTCGCTGTCTTTTTCACCCTCTGCTGGCCGACCGCGAGCGACTGACGCCGCGGTCGACGCATGGAAGAATAGAGCGAAAGGAACCATTATGTCCCGCCGTTGCGAGCTGACCGGAAAGGGCGTGCAGTCCGGCAATCTCGTCAGCCATTCCAATCGGAAGACGAAGACCCGCTTTCTGCCCAATCTCGTCAATGTGACGCTCGCCTCGGAGGCGCTGGCGCGTTCGGTGCGGCTGCGCATCTCCGCGGCGGCGCTGCGCTCGGTCGAGCATCGCGGCGGGCTGGACGCCTTCCTCGTGAAGGCGAAGAGCGAAGAGCTCTCGCAGAACGCCCGCGACTTAAAGCGCGAAATCGAGAAGAAGCAGGCCGCCGCGAGCGCTTAATCAGGCCCATTGGCTGAGATCATTCTCGTTCGGCATGCCCCGTCGCTGTCAAGGCAACGGGGCTTTTGTCTTTTATGCGCCGCCGAGTTTGCCACGAACATAATCAGCGACAATGCCGATGACGCCGATACGCTTAATCGCCGCCCATAACTGCGGGAAAATCGTGTGCACCGCTGCCGCCCAATAGCGCCACTTCGCGCGACGCAGCGATATGCCGCTGACAATGTCGTTCCGGAAGTCTTCATCGAGGCATTGAAGAAGGCTGGCGCGATAGCGCTTCTTGGCGAAGAGACCAACGAGGAACTCCGCAAATAGTGGAGGCTCCCTCATGCTCTGAGGTTCAAACTTAAATTTTAGTCTACGCAAATTCTCTCGATAAACCAAATCCTTAATAAGAGCTGAAAAAACTGAAATACGATAGCTACAGCGATAGATACGCCGTACGTAAAATTAGCGCTAAGCTCGATATATACGCAAGCTTTGAAACATAGCCCAAACACGATCAACGCTAATGCATTTTCGCCACCTTGTAGCACGCCTCCTTTCAGTCCTCGGACAAGCGCTTGCGAGTTGCTCCGAGCCTTCATGCCGAAGCCCCTTCAATTTCAAGTCCATCGCGCATCGCGTCCAGCGCTCGCAGTGACGCTTGCAACGCCAACTGCCCCGGCCCGGTGATAGCGAAATACTGCTTCTTCCGTCCGCCGCGCGCGGCCGTCGCCTCACCTTCTCGCGAAGAAATCAACCCGCGGTCTTCAAGACGCTCCAGCACGGCGTATATGGAGCCGAAGGAATATTCGCGATCCGTCCGCTTCTTGATTTCATCGCGGATCGAAACGCCATAGGCGTTGGGATGCTGAATCATGATGGCAAGCAGCGTTTGCTGCTCGGCGGTCGTCAACTCAGGGATTTTGGACAAGAAACGCTCCGCGATTCGATTTCTTCGTGATCTTGGAAGAAATCGAACGCGGGGTCAAGCTCTCCTCACCCTCATGCTGAGGAGGCTCCGAAGGAGCCGTCTCGAAGCACGAGGGTGAGGAGAGGCGCATTATGTTTATCGAGTTTCCTCGTCCTTCGAGACGCGCGCGTTGCGCGCTCCTCAGGATGAGGAAACTCTTGGCCGCCCTATCCCCTATATCCGGCCCCTACCCCCGCAGATCCGGCGGCGTCGCTTCCTCCGCCAGCCGCTTCAACGCCTCATCGAGCGGCAGCTGCGTCTGCGCCTGCGAGCCCAGCCGGCGCATCGAGATCGTGCGCTCGGCCGCTTCTTTCTTGCCGGCGACGAGCAGCACGGGGACCTTCGCGAGCGAATGTTCGCGCACCTTGTAGGTGATCTTCTCGTTGCGCGCGTCGACCTCCACCGCCAGCCCGAGCTTGCGCGCCGCGACGGCGATCTCATAGGCGTAGTCGTCGGCGTCCTGCGTGATCGTGCAGACGACGATCTGCAGCGGCGACAGCCATAACGGCAGATGTCCGGCGAAATGCTCGATCAGAATGCCGGTGAAGCGTTCGAGCGAACCGAAAATCGCGCGATGGATCATCACCGGCGTCTTCTTCTCGCTGTCCGGGCCGATGTAATAGGCGCCAAAGCGCGACGGCAGGTTGAAGTCGACCTGCGTCGTGCCGCATTGCCACTCGCGGCCGATCGCGTCGCGCAGCGTATATTCGAATTTGGGGCCGTAGAACGCGCCCTCGCCCGGATTGATTCCCGTCTTGATGCGCCCGCCCGAGCCCGCTTCGATGTCGCTCAACACCCGCGTCATGATCGCCTCGGCCTCGTCCCAGGCCTCGTCGGAGCCGACGCGCTTTTCAGGACGCGTCGAGAGCTTCACGACGACTTCCTCGAAGCCGAAATCGGCGTAGGTCGACAGAATGAGGTCGTTGATCTTGAGACACTCCTCGGCCATCTGCTCTTGGGTGCAGAAGACATGCGCGTCGTCCTGCGTGAAGGCGCGCACGCGCAGCAGGCCATGCAACGCGCCGGAGGGCTCGTAGCGATGCACGACGCCGAACTCCGCCATGCGCAGCGGCAGATCGCGATAGGATTTGAGGCCATGTTTGAAGATCTGGATATGGCCCGGACAGTTCATCGGCTTGATCGCGTACAGCCGGTCCTCGTCGGTCTGTTCGCGCGCCGGCTGCGAGACGAACATGTTCTCGCGGAACCATTCCCAATGGCCGGACGTCTCCCAGAGCGTCTTGTCGAGGAGCAGCGGCGCGTTGACTTCCTGATAGTCGGCCTTCAGGCGCCGGCGCATGTAGGAGATGACGTTCTGGAACAGCGCCCAGCCCTTCGGGTGCCAGAAGATCGCGCCGGGACCTTCCTCCTGAAAATGGAAGAGGTCCATCTCGCGCCCGAGTCGCCGGTGGTCGCGTCGCTCAGCTTCCTCGAGCCGGTGCAGATAGGCGTCGAGCTCCTCCTGCGTCGCCCAGGCGGTGCCGTAAATGCGCGACAGCATCGGATTATTATGATCGCCGCGCCAATAGGCGCCGGCGACCTTCATCAGCTTGAAGGCCGTGCCGACCTTGCCGACCGAAGGCAAATGCGGACCGCGACAGAGATCGAGCCACTGGCCCTGCTTATAGATCGAGAGCGGCTCGTCGGATTTGATCGCGTCGATGAGCTCGCCCTTGAAAATCTCGCCCTTGGTTAGAAACCATTGCTTGGCGTCGTCGCGATCCCAGACTTCACGCGTGATCTTGGCGTCGCGCGCGACGATCTCGCGCATCTTCTTCTCGATCGCCGGCAGGTCTTCGAGCGTGAACGGCTCGGCGCGGAAGAAATCGTAATAGAAGCCGTTCTCGATGACGGGTCCGATCGTCACCTGCGTGCCGGGATAGAGCTCCTGCACGGCTTCCGCCAGCACATGCGCGGCGTCGTGCCGAATGAGATCGAGCACGCGCGGATCTTCGCGCGTGACAAATTCGATGTTCGCGTCGCGCGCGATCGGCAGCGCCAGATCGACGAGCGCGCCGTCGAGCGTCATGGCGACGCTGCGCTTGGCGAGAGAGGGAGAGATGCTTTTGGCGATGTCGACGCCCGAAACGCCGGGCTCGAACTGACGGGACGCCCCGTCGGGGAAGGTGACCGCTATCATCTTGCGCTCCTGACGCGCTCAGTCGCCGATACGAGTCGACGTAAGTCGCTAGGGATGGACAGACGCTTTCATAGCGCGCGTCGCGCGCGGGCGCAATCGTGGCGCGCGTGTGCTTCGAGGTGAAAAAGAACTGGCGCGCCCGAAAGGATTCGAACCTCTGACCCCCAGATTCGTAGTCTGGTGCTCTATCCAGCTGAGCTACGGGCGCCTGCTTCGCCATAGACCCCGTGCGTTGGACGGGCCATGGCGACGTGTCGGCTCGTTTAGCGGCTAGCGGCGCGAATGGCAATAGCGCATCTACTTTGCCGCCGAGCGGCCTTGCGTCGACCGCGCAAGCATTTAGATAAAA of Methylocystis sp. SC2 contains these proteins:
- a CDS encoding hydantoinase/oxoprolinase family protein; translated protein: MAAVIGWDIGGAHIKAARADDGRLTAVVQIACAPHESVASLEQALRAVRAALGEAERHHVTMTAELSDAFESRSRGVVTVAAIAAREIGVRDILFYAGERGFIRRDEVGAHVDAVASANWRASAELVARHCAEALFIDIGSTTTDLAPICAGRVAARGASDAARLADGELAYAGFSRGAPQAYAARAPIAGRWTPLVNEAFASMADVRRVLGDLPEGETDADLSPTADGRPKTVAASRARLARMAGRDAAELRDAQWRAFAQYLARAQLRAIEDQIALLESREAIACDAPIVGAGVGRKLAARLAHAQGRTFVDFADLIAAPPDLAARAANCAPASALALLEVR
- a CDS encoding NAD(P)-dependent methylenetetrahydromethanopterin dehydrogenase, with the translated sequence MAKAILHMLSTLKHMSPFDVNMALDAGYDAAIPYTNVTLDEVTALVQDAMFSRAPSAALRTGIFFAGRDAVLALDMMDKAKKALLKPFEVSLFADPYGSFTTAGAMVACVEKILREKKQRELKGSKVVIYGATGVVGYSAAVISALEGAEVTVVGYSGLERVAKLADEMCKRFNIKVAPADGSTPEQVRDLLRQHEIALCAARAGVQVLSKDDLAAAEDLLIAADVNAVPPLGVEGCGLHDNGVVVSPHGALGIGALAIGNVKYGTESGLFKKMATSDEPLCLDFRHAFALARELV
- a CDS encoding PadR family transcriptional regulator, producing the protein MTTAEQQTLLAIMIQHPNAYGVSIRDEIKKRTDREYSFGSIYAVLERLEDRGLISSREGEATAARGGRKKQYFAITGPGQLALQASLRALDAMRDGLEIEGASA
- the thrS gene encoding threonine--tRNA ligase, producing MIAVTFPDGASRQFEPGVSGVDIAKSISPSLAKRSVAMTLDGALVDLALPIARDANIEFVTREDPRVLDLIRHDAAHVLAEAVQELYPGTQVTIGPVIENGFYYDFFRAEPFTLEDLPAIEKKMREIVARDAKITREVWDRDDAKQWFLTKGEIFKGELIDAIKSDEPLSIYKQGQWLDLCRGPHLPSVGKVGTAFKLMKVAGAYWRGDHNNPMLSRIYGTAWATQEELDAYLHRLEEAERRDHRRLGREMDLFHFQEEGPGAIFWHPKGWALFQNVISYMRRRLKADYQEVNAPLLLDKTLWETSGHWEWFRENMFVSQPAREQTDEDRLYAIKPMNCPGHIQIFKHGLKSYRDLPLRMAEFGVVHRYEPSGALHGLLRVRAFTQDDAHVFCTQEQMAEECLKINDLILSTYADFGFEEVVVKLSTRPEKRVGSDEAWDEAEAIMTRVLSDIEAGSGGRIKTGINPGEGAFYGPKFEYTLRDAIGREWQCGTTQVDFNLPSRFGAYYIGPDSEKKTPVMIHRAIFGSLERFTGILIEHFAGHLPLWLSPLQIVVCTITQDADDYAYEIAVAARKLGLAVEVDARNEKITYKVREHSLAKVPVLLVAGKKEAAERTISMRRLGSQAQTQLPLDEALKRLAEEATPPDLRG
- the fae gene encoding formaldehyde-activating enzyme; translated protein: MALINKMLVGESLVGDGNEVAHIDLIMGPRGSAAELAFANALVNNKDGFTTLLAVVAPNLLCKPNTILFNKVTIKGAKQAVQMFGPAQHGVAKAVADSVAEGVIPVDEADDIFISVGVFIHWDASDDKKIQDYNYTATKEAIARAVKGEPKASEVVAKRNEAKHPFAPN
- the rpmB gene encoding 50S ribosomal protein L28; this translates as MSRRCELTGKGVQSGNLVSHSNRKTKTRFLPNLVNVTLASEALARSVRLRISAAALRSVEHRGGLDAFLVKAKSEELSQNARDLKREIEKKQAAASA